One stretch of Streptomyces hygroscopicus DNA includes these proteins:
- a CDS encoding transposase, which yields MFAPSVGMWLTVGLLRYQYTAGLAADQIEELVARVWQITYCTRKRGRPPVLGLYRAVVLTLVYIRQNLNQAAVGDLFGVSQPTVSRIYWKMLPLIGQALCLHVPDIEEAIRGRLVLVDGTDVPTGNRAGHDVNFSGKRRRAGLNIQIAADTKGGLLGISVPLRGSIHDRKAFTECGWEARLAETPVMADPAYQGTHAITPRKKPRGGELSVGDKANNRSISSTRSAVERCIAHLKNWKMLANGYRGRLTELPTVIRIITALEFYQLGW from the coding sequence ATGTTCGCCCCCTCTGTCGGGATGTGGCTTACGGTGGGGCTGTTGCGATATCAATATACTGCGGGGCTTGCTGCCGACCAGATCGAGGAGCTCGTCGCCCGCGTCTGGCAAATCACTTACTGCACAAGGAAACGAGGACGACCTCCGGTTCTCGGATTATATCGTGCGGTCGTGCTCACGTTGGTGTACATCCGACAAAATCTGAATCAGGCAGCTGTGGGTGATCTGTTCGGGGTGAGTCAGCCGACCGTATCGAGAATTTACTGGAAGATGCTCCCGCTGATCGGTCAGGCCCTGTGCTTGCATGTCCCGGATATCGAAGAGGCCATCCGTGGCCGACTCGTGCTGGTCGATGGAACCGATGTCCCGACCGGAAACCGTGCCGGCCACGACGTCAATTTCTCTGGCAAGCGTCGCCGTGCCGGGCTGAATATCCAGATTGCCGCTGATACCAAGGGCGGTCTGCTGGGCATCTCCGTACCTCTGCGTGGATCAATTCATGACCGCAAAGCGTTCACCGAGTGCGGTTGGGAAGCCCGCCTGGCAGAAACTCCAGTCATGGCCGATCCTGCGTACCAGGGAACTCACGCGATCACGCCCCGCAAGAAACCACGGGGCGGCGAGCTCTCCGTCGGCGACAAGGCCAACAACAGGAGCATCTCCTCAACACGATCCGCCGTCGAGCGATGCATCGCCCACCTGAAGAACTGGAAGATGCTCGCCAATGGATATCGAGGACGTCTCACAGAACTTCCCACCGTCATCCGAATCATCACAGCACTCGAGTTCTACCAACTCGGCTGGTAA
- a CDS encoding transposase encodes MEVSSHCVWLYFRFPLSFREVEELMLERGVVVSYETVRRWCVKFGQAYADELRRRQPRPGDKWHLDEIFIKINGEQK; translated from the coding sequence GTGGAGGTGAGCTCCCACTGCGTGTGGCTGTACTTCCGCTTCCCGCTCAGCTTTCGCGAGGTCGAGGAGCTGATGCTCGAGCGCGGCGTCGTCGTCTCCTACGAGACCGTCCGCCGCTGGTGTGTGAAGTTCGGCCAAGCCTATGCCGATGAACTGCGCCGCCGACAGCCACGGCCCGGGGACAAATGGCATCTGGACGAGATTTTCATCAAGATCAACGGGGAGCAGAAGTAA
- a CDS encoding transposase, which produces MLDILVQNRRDTAAARRFFRRLMIKTRAVPRVIITDKLRSYGAAHREIMPSVEHRSHKGLNNRAENSHQPTRQRERAMKGFRSHGGAQRFLSAFSGISPHFRPRRHLMTAPQHRAEMTVRFTIWEQITGVTDPPAAA; this is translated from the coding sequence GTGCTGGACATCCTCGTGCAGAACCGGCGGGACACGGCCGCGGCCAGGCGTTTCTTCCGCAGGCTGATGATCAAAACCCGGGCGGTGCCCAGGGTGATCATCACGGACAAGCTGCGTTCCTACGGAGCGGCCCACCGCGAGATCATGCCGTCGGTCGAGCACCGCTCGCACAAGGGCCTGAACAATCGGGCCGAGAACTCCCACCAACCCACCCGGCAGCGTGAACGGGCCATGAAGGGCTTCCGAAGTCACGGCGGGGCCCAGCGGTTCCTGTCCGCGTTCAGCGGCATCTCACCCCACTTCCGGCCCCGCCGCCACCTGATGACCGCACCCCAGCACCGGGCCGAAATGACCGTCCGCTTCACTATCTGGGAGCAGATCACCGGCGTCACCGACCCGCCTGCCGCGGCCTGA